DNA sequence from the Nocardia fluminea genome:
CAGTTCACCCTCCGCATGCAGGTACTTTTCGAAGGCATCCAGACTCTGCCACAACGTTTCCGGTGGCGGCGGAACGAATTTCGCCGTTTCGATCGTGGAGCCGGGAGGACCGATCCAGTTCTGGCTGTGCCGGAATTCGCCGGGGGTGGCGTAATCGCCCCGAACGCCGGTCATCAGGATCTGATGCGCCTCGCGCAGGAGCGACAGACTCAACGGCAGGCGCCTACCTGGATCGAGAACATGGTCAATCGCACTCATGTAGTTGAACACTTCCTGCACGTCGCCCCGAGGCCGAGCGGGACGCTCGACCTCGTACATGGCGACGTCGGACAGAGACGCCACGGTGCCCTCGATCCGACTCGACAAGACGGCCTCGCGGCGGACCAGCGCTCGGCCGAACAGCTCTGGACTCGGCAGCCCGCGCCCGAGACCGGCCAGCTCGCCGACCGCCCGATCCGCACTGGACAGCCTGCGGACGAGTTGCGGCGACATCGGGACGATCGGAGGTAGTGATGGCGGCGAGAATGCGCGGTACCCGTTCTCCGCACGCACGACGTTCACTTGCTGCGCGGTAGCGAAGTCCTCCAGAAGCATCGGCTCAACCCTTCGGATCGGCATAGTGATACTTTTCGACCGAAAAGTATCACTGACGAAGGGTAGTGGTACTTAGGTAGCACCGCCAGCTAGTTCTGCTACCTATCGCGCAATAAGTAGCACAGAGAATCTCCCCCACTGCCACAAAGAGGCTGTCAGCTATGCGCTGAGCGGGGCTGCTGTTACTCCGTAGCCGAGGTTGGTGAGGACTTCGCTGGTGGCCTTGGCGAAGTTGAGGGTGATGAAGTGGAGGCAGGGGGCGCCTTCTTCGGTGAGGCGCTGGGCCATTTCGGTGGCGATCTGGATGCCTTCGGCGCGGACGGCGGCGCGGTCTTCTTCGGGGCCGGTGCCTGCCGCGCGGGTGAGGCGGGCGACGACCTCGGGAGGTACCGGGCGGCCGCTGAGTTCTTCGGCGCGGGCGACGGTGCGCAGGGAGGTGATGGGCATCAGCTCGGGGATGATCGGCTTGGCGCCCTCGATGGGGTCCATGGCGATCACGCGGTCGCGCAGGCGCAGGTAGTGCTCGACGTCGAAGAACATCTGGGTGATCGAATACTCGGCTCCCGCACGGAGTTTCGCGGCCAGATGATGGGTGTCGTGGTCGAGGTCGGGTGAGCGGTGGTGGCCCTGGGGGAACGAGGCGACACCGACGTGGAAGTCGCCGAGGTCGCGCACGATGCGGACCAGTTCCTCGGCGTATTCGACGCCGCCGGGGTGCTTGGCCCATTCGCCGAGCGGGTCACCGGGCGGGTCACCGCGCAGGACCAGGACGTTGCAGATGCCGGAGTCGGCGTAGGAGCCGATCAGGGAGCGCAGTTCGGCGATGCTGTGCCCGACCGCGGTGAGGTGGGCGACCGGCAGCAGGGTGGTTTCCTGCGCGAGCGCACCGGTGATACGGACGGTGCGGTCGCGGGTGGAACCGCCCGCGCCGTAGGTCATCGACACGAAGGCGGGATGCATGCGTTCGAACTCACGAACCGCGCGCCACAGCCGAGCCTCGCCCGCCTCGTCACGCGGAGGGTTGAACTCCACGGAGAACGGCACGCCGTTACCCGAATGGGTGCGCAGGCTCTGCACCACCGAGGGTGTGTTCGAGACGATCGACCGCCGCTGGGCGGGTCGATCTGGGGTCGAACTTTCCCGTCCATTGTCGAAATCCACCGGCTCAGTCTAGTGGGAAGCGATGACGCCCCGGCACCGACCGGGAAACCGGCCGCCGAACACCGAACAATACGTCAAGGCCGGTGGACGCGCCCGCGGTCCGAAACTCGGATGTGGGCTGCGTCGCAGCGACCCTGTGCGCCGGGAGCTCACCCGGCTCGCCCGCGTATCGTTCGAGACAACGCTGGTGACCGCACCACCGAGTGCCCAACCGGTCCCGCCGATCGCCCACTTCGCCCCTGGAGGCCGCCCTGTCCGCCGGAATCGGTACCCCACTATCCCGGTCCGCAGCCGACGCTCTGACCTCGGTCGATCTCGTCGCGCTGACCCCGGGCACGCCGGCCTTCGTCGCCGCCGTCGAACAGGTGCTGACCAGCTTCTTCGCGACCCGGCGTGAGATCGTCGAGCCACTGGGGCCGGTCTTCCTCGACGCCGTCGAAGCGCTCGGGCAGTTCGTGGTTCGTGGCGGCAAGCGGACGAGACCGGGCTTCGCGTGGACCGGCTGGCTGGGCGCGGGCGGCGACCCCGCGGGGCCGGATGCCGCCGCGGT
Encoded proteins:
- a CDS encoding methylenetetrahydrofolate reductase; amino-acid sequence: MVQSLRTHSGNGVPFSVEFNPPRDEAGEARLWRAVREFERMHPAFVSMTYGAGGSTRDRTVRITGALAQETTLLPVAHLTAVGHSIAELRSLIGSYADSGICNVLVLRGDPPGDPLGEWAKHPGGVEYAEELVRIVRDLGDFHVGVASFPQGHHRSPDLDHDTHHLAAKLRAGAEYSITQMFFDVEHYLRLRDRVIAMDPIEGAKPIIPELMPITSLRTVARAEELSGRPVPPEVVARLTRAAGTGPEEDRAAVRAEGIQIATEMAQRLTEEGAPCLHFITLNFAKATSEVLTNLGYGVTAAPLSA
- a CDS encoding Fic family protein, which produces MLLEDFATAQQVNVVRAENGYRAFSPPSLPPIVPMSPQLVRRLSSADRAVGELAGLGRGLPSPELFGRALVRREAVLSSRIEGTVASLSDVAMYEVERPARPRGDVQEVFNYMSAIDHVLDPGRRLPLSLSLLREAHQILMTGVRGDYATPGEFRHSQNWIGPPGSTIETAKFVPPPPETLWQSLDAFEKYLHAEGELPPLLAIAAVHYQFEAIHPFIDGNGRIGRLLAVMLLVEWGLLPGPLLDLSSYIEPRRDRYYEGLLRVSTDGDWLGWFEFFLEVIEEQARDSLGRAVRLDALRTELRLRVARARSSGLLPILIDELFRSPIIGIANAMQALDVTHRSATLNIEKLVEAGILVEVTRARTRFFAAPDVLAVMNGT